GGTGGCCACGTAGCCGAGGTTCGGATTCAGCCAGTCGCGGCTCGGATTCGGCTGCTTCTGGGTGATAATTTCAATCTGATCGCCCATTTGCAGTTGATAAGTAAACGGCACGATCCTGCCGCCGATCTTCGCGCCGATGCAGCGATGGCCGACATCGCTGTGGATGTGGTAGGCGAAATCGAGCGGCGTGGAGCCTGCGGGCAGATCGACGACATCGCCTTTCGGGGTGAACACGTAGACGCGGTCGTCAAAGACCTGACTGCGCAGTTCGTCGAGCATCTCGCCGGAATCCGCCATCTCTTCCTGCCAGGCGATGAGTTTACGTAGCCAGGCGATACGGTCTTCATGACCGTTGCGCACGCCGCTTGCCGCGCCCTCTTTGTACTTCCAGTGCGCCGCTACGCCAAGCTCAGACTCTTCATGCATCTGTTTAGTGCGGATCTGGATTTCAACGGTTTTGCCGCCGGGGCCCAGCACCACGGTATGAATAGACTGGTAGCCGTTGGGTTTCGGGTTGGCGACATAATCATCAAACTCATCCGGCAGATGGCGATAGTGCGTATGCACGATCCCAAGCGCGGCGTAGCAGTCCTGGAGGCGCTCCGCGACAATGCGCACGGCCCGCACGTCGAACAGCTCGTCAAACGCCAGATGCTTTTTCTGCATCTTGCGCCAGATGCTGTAGATATGTTTCGGACGGCCGTAAACCTCCGCCTTAACGCCCTCTTCTTTCATGGCGGTGCGCAGATGCGTTACAAACTCGTCGATATAGTGCTCGCGATCGATGCGCCGCTCATGCAGCAGCTTCGCGATGCGTTTGTATTCGTCCGGATGCAGATAGCGGAAGCAGAAATCTTCCAGCTCCCATTTGAGCTGGCCGATGCCAAGACGGTTCGCCAGCGGCGCGTAGATGTTGGTGCACTCTTTCGCCGCCAGTACGCGTTCATCTTCCGGCGCGTCTTTCACTTCGCGCAGGTGCGCGATGCGCTCCGCGAGTTTAATCACCACGCAGCGGAAGTCATCGACCATCGCCAGCAGCATGCGGCGCACGTTATCGACCTGTTCGGAGGAGACGGAATCGTGATGCGTGGCTTTGAGCTGGCGGATAGCGGCCATATCGCGCACGCCGTGAATTAACCCGACGACGGATTTGCCGGCGCTCTCTTTTAACACCTCTTCGCTCACGACGCCGCTGTCCACCAGCGGGAAGAGCAGCGCGGCGCGCAGCGTATCGATATCCATACTCAGCATGGTGAGGATTTCGACCATCTCCACGCCGCGCCAGAGCAGAAGCTCAGCCTGCGGATGGCCCTGCGTCTGCTGTTCGCAATAGCGCCAGGTTTCGGTTAAGCGTTCACACGACGGCTGACTGGCGATACCAAGGCTCGCCACCCATTTTTCATGGTCAAATTCGCCAGCTTTATTAAGATGTGCACTTCTTACCGCAACCATCGTCCTCTCCTTTCGGGACAGCCTGCCCGCACCGCGCGGCGGCCTGACTACTTAATCTCTTTCAAACAGCGCCATCGACTCCAGATGGCCGGTATGCGGGAACATATCCAGCATCGCCAGCCGCCCGGTGCGATAGCCCGCCGCGAGCAGCGCCTCACTGTCACGCATCAGCGTGGAAGGGTTACAGGAGACATAGACCACCCGACGCGGTTTTAATTTCACAATATGTTGCATCACGCCCGCCGCGCCCGCACGCGCCGGATCGAGCAGCACTTTATCAAACCCCTGCTGCGCCCACGGCTGCCGGGTAACGTCTTCTTCCAGGTTATGCAGAAAGAAGGTGACATTTTTCAAGGCGTTAAGACTGGCATTATAGCCGCCTTTCTCAACCAGCGCCGCAACCCCTTCGACGCCCACCACGCTTTCCGCGCGCCGGGCCAGCGGCAACGTAAAGTTGCCCATGCCGCAGAACAGATCCAGCACGCGCTCGCCAGGCTGAATATCCAGCCATTCCAGCGCGCGGGCCACCATCTGCTGGTTTACGGCATCGTTGACCTGAATAAAATCGCGCGGGCTGAAGGTGAGCCTTAAGCCGTCGGATTCATACCAGGGCATCTCGCCGTTAAGGTCCTCAAGGGTATCGCTCTGCGGCGCAAGGTACAGCGCCACGCCTTCGGAATGCGAAAAGCGTTCCAGTTTTTCGCGATCGGCGGGACTGAGCGGCTTGAGATGGCGCAACACCATCAGCGGACCGCTGGTGACGTCCACCAGTTCAACATGACCAAGATGACGAACGCCATCAAGGCTGTTTAAGCAGTCGCGAAGTGTGGGCAGCAACGCTTCAAGACGGGGCACAAGCACAGGGCAGCGATGCACATCCACCAGATCGTTCGACCCCGCCTTGC
This DNA window, taken from Cronobacter universalis NCTC 9529, encodes the following:
- the relA gene encoding GTP diphosphokinase; its protein translation is MVAVRSAHLNKAGEFDHEKWVASLGIASQPSCERLTETWRYCEQQTQGHPQAELLLWRGVEMVEILTMLSMDIDTLRAALLFPLVDSGVVSEEVLKESAGKSVVGLIHGVRDMAAIRQLKATHHDSVSSEQVDNVRRMLLAMVDDFRCVVIKLAERIAHLREVKDAPEDERVLAAKECTNIYAPLANRLGIGQLKWELEDFCFRYLHPDEYKRIAKLLHERRIDREHYIDEFVTHLRTAMKEEGVKAEVYGRPKHIYSIWRKMQKKHLAFDELFDVRAVRIVAERLQDCYAALGIVHTHYRHLPDEFDDYVANPKPNGYQSIHTVVLGPGGKTVEIQIRTKQMHEESELGVAAHWKYKEGAASGVRNGHEDRIAWLRKLIAWQEEMADSGEMLDELRSQVFDDRVYVFTPKGDVVDLPAGSTPLDFAYHIHSDVGHRCIGAKIGGRIVPFTYQLQMGDQIEIITQKQPNPSRDWLNPNLGYVATSRARAKIHAWFRKQDRDKNIIAGRQILDDELAHLGISLKEAEKHLLPRYNFNEVDELLAAIGGGDIRLNQMVNFLQAQFNKPSAEEQDAAALRQLQQKTYTPQGRSTRDNGRVVVEGVGNLMHHIARCCQPIPGDDIVGFITQGRGISIHRADCDQLAELQSHAPERIVDAVWGESYSAGYSLIVRVTANDRSGLLRDITTILANEKVNVLSVTSRSDTRQQLATIDMEIEIYNLQVLGRVLGKLNQVPDVIDARRLHGG
- the rlmD gene encoding 23S rRNA (uracil(1939)-C(5))-methyltransferase RlmD gives rise to the protein MAQFYSAKRRVTTREIITVTADGLDAFGQGVARHHGKALFIPGLLPGERAEVVLSEEKKQFARGDVKKRLSESPERVTPLCPHFGVCGGCQQQHASVELQQRSKAQALGRMMKREVDDVISGPAWGYRRRARLSLNFPPRKPGLQMGFRKAGSNDLVDVHRCPVLVPRLEALLPTLRDCLNSLDGVRHLGHVELVDVTSGPLMVLRHLKPLSPADREKLERFSHSEGVALYLAPQSDTLEDLNGEMPWYESDGLRLTFSPRDFIQVNDAVNQQMVARALEWLDIQPGERVLDLFCGMGNFTLPLARRAESVVGVEGVAALVEKGGYNASLNALKNVTFFLHNLEEDVTRQPWAQQGFDKVLLDPARAGAAGVMQHIVKLKPRRVVYVSCNPSTLMRDSEALLAAGYRTGRLAMLDMFPHTGHLESMALFERD